The proteins below come from a single Kitasatospora sp. NBC_00315 genomic window:
- a CDS encoding cystathionine beta-synthase, protein MRYHNSIIDLVGDTPLVKLNKVTEGISATVLAKVEYFNPGGSVKDRIAMRMIEAAEASGALKPGGTIVEPTSGNTGVGLAIVAQQKGYHCIFVCPDKVSTDKINTLRAYGAEVVVCPTAVAPEHPDSYYNVSDRLVRETPNAWKPDQYSNPDNPASHYHSTGPELWEQTEGRITHFVAGVGTGGTISGTGNYLKEASGGRVKVIGADPEGSVYSGGTGRPYLVEGVGEDFWPTAYDRSVADEIVAVSDKDSFRMTRRLAKEEGLLVGGSCGMAVVAALEVAKRLGPDDVVVVLLPDGGRGYLSKIFNDDWMADYGFLPSATDEASIGEVLARKDAIEHEGIPQFVHMHPGETVAEAVRVLQEYGVSQMPVVSPGAGHPDIMAGEVIGSVAEKLLLEGLFAKLIELGDPLERVMSKPLPVVGSGESVTSLMTVLEKADAAVVLVEGKPQGIVTRQDLLGFLTSRTGH, encoded by the coding sequence GTGCGGTACCACAACTCGATCATCGATCTGGTCGGCGACACGCCGCTGGTCAAGCTGAACAAGGTCACCGAAGGCATCAGCGCCACCGTGCTGGCCAAGGTCGAGTACTTCAACCCGGGCGGCTCCGTGAAGGACCGGATCGCGATGCGCATGATCGAGGCCGCCGAGGCCTCCGGCGCGCTGAAGCCCGGCGGGACGATCGTCGAGCCCACCTCCGGCAACACCGGTGTCGGGCTGGCGATCGTGGCCCAGCAGAAGGGCTACCACTGCATCTTCGTCTGTCCGGACAAGGTCTCCACCGACAAGATCAACACGCTGCGCGCGTACGGCGCCGAGGTCGTGGTCTGTCCGACCGCCGTCGCGCCGGAGCACCCGGACTCCTACTACAACGTCTCGGACCGCCTGGTGCGCGAGACCCCGAACGCCTGGAAGCCGGACCAGTACTCCAACCCCGACAACCCGGCCTCGCACTACCACTCGACCGGCCCGGAGCTCTGGGAGCAGACCGAGGGGCGGATCACCCACTTCGTGGCGGGCGTCGGCACCGGCGGCACCATCTCCGGCACCGGCAACTACCTGAAGGAGGCGTCCGGCGGCCGGGTCAAGGTGATCGGCGCCGACCCCGAGGGCTCGGTCTACTCGGGCGGCACCGGCCGGCCGTACCTGGTCGAGGGCGTCGGTGAGGACTTCTGGCCGACCGCGTACGACCGCAGCGTGGCCGACGAGATCGTCGCGGTCTCGGACAAGGACTCCTTCCGGATGACCCGCCGCCTGGCCAAGGAGGAGGGCCTGCTGGTCGGCGGCTCCTGCGGGATGGCCGTGGTGGCCGCCCTGGAGGTCGCCAAGCGACTGGGCCCGGACGACGTGGTCGTGGTGCTGCTCCCGGACGGCGGCCGCGGCTACCTGTCCAAGATCTTCAACGACGACTGGATGGCCGACTACGGCTTCCTGCCGTCCGCCACCGACGAGGCCTCCATCGGCGAGGTGCTGGCCCGCAAGGACGCCATCGAGCACGAGGGCATCCCGCAGTTCGTCCACATGCACCCGGGTGAGACGGTCGCCGAGGCCGTCCGGGTGCTGCAGGAGTACGGCGTCTCGCAGATGCCGGTCGTCTCGCCGGGCGCGGGCCACCCCGACATCATGGCCGGCGAGGTGATCGGCTCGGTCGCCGAGAAGCTCCTGCTGGAGGGCCTGTTCGCGAAGCTGATCGAGCTCGGCGACCCGCTGGAGAGGGTCATGTCCAAGCCGCTGCCGGTGGTCGGCTCCGGCGAGAGCGTGACCAGCCTGATGACCGTGCTGGAGAAGGCCGACGCGGCCGTCGTCCTGGTGGAGGGCAAGCCGCAGGGCATCGTCACCCGCCAGGACCTGCTGGGGTTCCTGACCAGCCGCACCGGGCACTGA
- a CDS encoding SGNH/GDSL hydrolase family protein — protein sequence MAGATQSRARVARRIATAAAYGGGGLGLLGVGLAGLLLTESKLAVRAVGLLDGDPPKADGVYGEAFTGPDPGAGADGKGPQDGGQQDGGQQLTLAFLGDSTAAGLGVLRGRDTPGALLAAGLASVAEQRVRLLNVAKSGARSSDLARQVELALPHRPDLAVIMVGANDVTRHSPAAQSVRQLGEAVEALQAAGCQVVVGTCPDLGTIKPVRPPLRWVARRLSRQLAAAQTIAVVEAGGRTVSLGSLLGPEFAARPEMFASDRYHPSAQGYATAAMAMLPSLCAALDLWPVEDELLGAGQDEAVLPVAVAAAAAAGQAGAEVEAVGPDGGARRWALIRHRLRLGLPDPGAGPAEPHGEPSAEAGAAPRATDAASANSHAVPGDA from the coding sequence ATGGCAGGCGCGACGCAGTCGCGGGCCCGGGTGGCCCGGCGGATCGCAACGGCGGCGGCGTACGGCGGCGGCGGGCTGGGCCTGCTCGGCGTGGGTCTGGCCGGGCTGCTGCTGACCGAGAGCAAGCTGGCGGTGCGGGCCGTCGGCCTGCTGGACGGCGACCCGCCCAAGGCCGACGGCGTGTACGGCGAGGCCTTCACCGGGCCGGACCCGGGCGCCGGAGCGGACGGGAAGGGGCCGCAGGACGGCGGGCAGCAGGACGGCGGGCAGCAGCTGACGCTGGCCTTCCTCGGCGACTCCACGGCCGCCGGCCTCGGGGTGCTGCGCGGGCGGGACACCCCGGGCGCACTGCTGGCGGCCGGGCTGGCGTCCGTGGCGGAGCAGCGGGTCCGGCTGCTGAACGTGGCGAAGTCCGGGGCGCGCTCCTCCGACCTGGCCCGCCAGGTGGAGCTGGCACTGCCGCACCGGCCGGACCTCGCGGTGATCATGGTGGGCGCGAACGACGTCACCCGGCACAGCCCGGCCGCGCAGTCCGTGCGACAGCTCGGCGAGGCCGTCGAGGCGCTGCAGGCGGCCGGCTGCCAGGTGGTGGTCGGCACCTGCCCGGATCTGGGCACGATCAAGCCGGTCCGGCCGCCGCTGCGCTGGGTCGCCCGGCGGCTCAGCCGCCAGCTGGCGGCGGCGCAGACCATCGCGGTGGTGGAGGCGGGCGGCCGGACGGTCTCGCTCGGCTCGCTGCTCGGGCCGGAGTTCGCCGCCCGGCCGGAGATGTTCGCCTCGGACCGCTACCACCCCTCCGCACAGGGGTACGCGACGGCGGCGATGGCGATGCTGCCCTCGCTCTGCGCGGCCCTGGACCTCTGGCCGGTGGAGGACGAGCTGCTCGGCGCCGGGCAGGACGAGGCGGTGCTGCCGGTGGCGGTGGCCGCCGCGGCGGCGGCCGGGCAGGCCGGCGCGGAGGTCGAGGCGGTCGGTCCGGACGGCGGAGCCCGGCGCTGGGCGCTGATCCGCCACCGGCTGCGGCTCGGCCTGCCGGACCCGGGAGCCGGCCCGGCCGAGCCGCACGGCGAGCCGTCCGCGGAGGCCGGTGCGGCGCCCCGAGCGACGGATGCGGCGTCGGCCAACTCACACGCAGTGCCAGGTGACGCCTGA
- a CDS encoding acetyl-CoA C-acetyltransferase, translating to MPEAVIVSAARSPIGRAFKGSLKDVRPDDLTAHIIATALAKVPQLDPRDIDDLMLGCGLPGGEQGHNLARIVAVQMGMDYLPGTTVTRYCSSSLQTTRMALHAIRAGEGDVFISAGVETVSRSVNGTSDGLPGTQNPFFDEAVARTAARAEQGGGQWHDPREDGLAPDAYIAMGQTAENLAALKGVSRADQDEFGVRSQNLAEAAVKSGFWAREITPVTTPDGTVVSADDGPRAGVTLEAVSGLKPVFRPDGTVTAGNCCPLNDGAAALVVMSDTKARELGITPLARVVSTGVSGLSPEIMGYGPVEASRQALRRAGLTIGDIDLVEINEAFAAQVIPSYRDLGVDIDRLNVNGGAIAVGHPFGMTGARLTTTLINSLQWHDKQFGLETMCVGGGQGMAMVIERLS from the coding sequence ATGCCCGAAGCCGTCATCGTCAGCGCCGCCCGTTCGCCGATCGGCCGGGCGTTCAAGGGCTCGCTCAAGGATGTCCGCCCGGACGACCTCACCGCCCACATCATCGCCACCGCGCTGGCCAAGGTGCCCCAGCTCGACCCGCGCGACATCGACGACCTGATGCTCGGCTGCGGCCTGCCCGGCGGCGAGCAGGGCCACAACCTGGCGCGGATCGTCGCCGTCCAGATGGGCATGGACTACCTCCCCGGCACCACCGTCACCCGCTACTGCTCCTCCTCGCTGCAGACCACCCGGATGGCACTGCACGCGATCAGGGCGGGCGAGGGCGACGTCTTCATCTCCGCCGGGGTCGAGACCGTCTCGCGCAGCGTCAACGGCACCTCCGACGGCCTGCCGGGCACCCAGAACCCGTTCTTCGACGAGGCGGTCGCCCGGACCGCCGCCCGCGCCGAGCAGGGCGGCGGGCAGTGGCACGACCCGCGCGAGGACGGCCTGGCGCCGGACGCGTACATCGCGATGGGCCAGACCGCCGAGAACCTCGCCGCCCTCAAGGGCGTCAGCCGCGCCGACCAGGACGAGTTCGGCGTGCGCTCGCAGAACCTGGCCGAGGCGGCCGTCAAGTCCGGCTTCTGGGCCCGCGAGATCACCCCGGTGACCACGCCGGACGGCACCGTCGTCTCGGCGGACGACGGCCCCCGGGCCGGCGTGACCCTGGAGGCCGTCTCGGGCCTCAAGCCGGTGTTCCGCCCCGACGGCACCGTTACCGCCGGTAACTGCTGCCCCCTGAACGACGGCGCCGCCGCGCTGGTCGTCATGTCCGACACCAAGGCCCGCGAGCTGGGCATCACCCCGCTCGCCCGGGTCGTCTCCACCGGCGTCAGCGGCCTGTCCCCCGAGATCATGGGCTACGGCCCCGTCGAGGCCTCCCGGCAGGCGCTCAGGCGGGCCGGCCTGACCATCGGCGACATCGACCTGGTCGAGATCAACGAGGCGTTCGCGGCCCAGGTCATCCCGTCCTACCGGGACCTGGGCGTCGACATCGACCGCCTCAACGTCAACGGCGGCGCCATCGCCGTCGGCCACCCCTTCGGGATGACCGGCGCCCGCCTCACCACCACCCTGATCAACTCCCTCCAGTGGCACGACAAGCAGTTCGGCCTGGAGACCATGTGCGTCGGCGGCGGCCAGGGCATGGCGATGGTCATCGAACGCCTCAGCTGA
- a CDS encoding Bax inhibitor-1/YccA family protein, with protein MRRSSNPVFSREGSFTRDSGYAGFGTTRQPTQAGGPQGGNPYGNNPYADNPYAGGPSGQRGRDGAPLTAEQLAEMYQAPSAGPLATGRMTLDDVVARTAMTLLTLVAAGAVAWFALPDANYGVAVGAAFAAFVVGMVISFKRSVNPPLILLYAGLEGFFLGALTRVFNTIWPGIAIQAVLGTTAVFAAMLIAYKSGRIRVTPRYTRIGLAIAMGFVGLLLVNLIASMFGADMGLNSGPLGILVGLVGIALGAFFLSLDFAEIERAIQQGAPQKEAWRAAFGLTLSLVWIYIEMLRLIAILRGDD; from the coding sequence ATGAGAAGAAGCAGCAATCCGGTCTTCTCGCGGGAGGGGTCCTTCACCCGTGACTCCGGATACGCGGGGTTCGGTACCACCCGGCAGCCGACGCAGGCCGGCGGCCCGCAGGGCGGCAACCCCTACGGCAACAATCCCTACGCCGACAACCCGTACGCCGGGGGCCCGTCCGGGCAGCGGGGGCGCGACGGCGCGCCGCTGACCGCCGAGCAGCTCGCCGAGATGTACCAGGCCCCCTCGGCCGGCCCGCTGGCCACCGGGCGGATGACCCTGGACGACGTGGTCGCCCGTACGGCCATGACCCTGCTGACCCTGGTCGCCGCCGGCGCCGTGGCCTGGTTCGCGCTGCCGGACGCCAACTACGGCGTCGCCGTGGGGGCGGCCTTCGCCGCCTTCGTCGTCGGCATGGTGATCTCGTTCAAGCGGAGCGTCAACCCGCCGCTGATCCTGCTCTACGCGGGCCTGGAGGGCTTCTTCCTCGGCGCCCTCACCAGGGTCTTCAACACCATCTGGCCGGGCATCGCCATCCAGGCGGTGCTGGGCACCACGGCGGTCTTCGCCGCGATGCTGATCGCCTACAAGAGCGGCCGGATCCGGGTCACCCCCCGCTACACGCGGATCGGCCTGGCCATCGCGATGGGCTTCGTCGGCCTGCTGCTCGTCAACCTGATCGCCTCGATGTTCGGCGCCGACATGGGCCTGAACTCAGGTCCGCTGGGCATCCTGGTCGGCCTGGTCGGCATCGCCCTCGGGGCCTTCTTCCTCTCGCTGGACTTCGCCGAGATCGAGCGGGCCATCCAGCAGGGCGCGCCGCAGAAGGAGGCCTGGCGGGCCGCCTTCGGGCTCACCCTGTCGCTGGTGTGGATCTACATCGAGATGCTGCGCCTGATCGCGATCCTGCGCGGCGACGACTAG
- a CDS encoding ABC transporter ATP-binding protein: MTTTTATAVRTGQAAARATGLNKVYGEGETRVVALDNVSVVFPQGEYTAIMGPSGSGKSTLMHCMAGLDTVSSGSSMIGDTELVGLKDKQLTQLRRDHIGFVFQAFNLLPTLTALENITLPMDIAGRKVDQQWLERVVETVGLSGRLSHRPSQLSGGQQQRVACARALASRPDIVFADEPTGNLDSRSGAEILSFLRNSVRELGQTVVMVTHDPVAAAYADRVVFLADGRIVDELTSPTADSVLDRMRRFDAKGRTS; this comes from the coding sequence GTGACCACGACGACCGCAACCGCCGTCCGCACCGGCCAGGCGGCCGCCCGCGCCACCGGCCTCAACAAGGTCTACGGGGAGGGCGAGACCAGGGTGGTGGCGCTCGACAACGTCAGCGTGGTGTTCCCGCAGGGCGAGTACACCGCGATCATGGGGCCCTCGGGCTCCGGCAAGTCGACCCTGATGCACTGCATGGCGGGGCTGGACACCGTCTCCTCCGGCTCCTCCATGATCGGCGACACCGAGCTGGTGGGGCTGAAGGACAAGCAGCTGACCCAGCTGCGCCGCGACCACATCGGCTTCGTCTTCCAGGCCTTCAACCTGCTCCCCACGCTGACCGCGCTGGAGAACATCACCCTTCCCATGGACATCGCCGGCCGCAAGGTCGACCAGCAGTGGCTGGAGCGCGTGGTGGAGACGGTCGGCCTCTCCGGCCGTCTCTCGCACCGCCCCTCGCAGCTCTCCGGCGGGCAGCAGCAGCGCGTCGCCTGCGCCCGTGCCCTGGCGAGCCGGCCCGACATCGTCTTCGCCGACGAGCCGACCGGCAACCTCGACTCCCGCTCCGGCGCGGAGATCCTCTCCTTCCTGCGCAACTCGGTCCGCGAGCTGGGCCAGACCGTGGTGATGGTCACTCACGACCCGGTGGCCGCCGCCTACGCCGACCGCGTGGTCTTCCTCGCCGACGGCCGGATCGTCGACGAGCTGACCTCCCCGACCGCCGACAGCGTGCTGGACCGGATGCGCCGGTTCGACGCCAAGGGCCGTACGAGCTGA
- a CDS encoding ABC transporter permease produces MYRTALRNVLAHKGRLLMTALAVMLGTAFVAGTMVFSDTFGKAMSNSYAKSFSDVSVQVSDSAAGAGAGAREKSERGSGTLTDATVQQIAALPGVAGARGVVGGFTGVADRNGELIGKAWSARGANFAPAADGADSRYPMAEGRGPRAAKEIALDRATADKGGFKVGDTVRVASNGPVMESILTGVFTTDDPEVVSGGTLTLFDRATAQQLLLAPGQYSDIAVTARPGTGESTLRDEITPKIPAEDRFRIKTGQELKDDQAKMIASGTDSMKTMLLAFAGISLFVGIFIIANTFTMLIAQRTKELALLRAVGASRRQVTRSVLVEALLIGAVSSVAGLLAGIGIGAGLQALMGALGAGMPSGPLVVAPLTIAVALLVGVLVTVLSALLPAMRASRIAPVAAMSSGDQPSTQKSLLIRNAIGSVLAAGGLALVAFGASTGDSSGRAPVGLGAALALIGVFVLLPLLSRPVIALVGPVLGKLFGTPGKLARQNAVRNPRRTAATAAALTIGLTLVSALTVLGASVGGAIDKAVTSAMKADYIVSAANGMGLSPEVPAQIDKTAGVAASSALTSVYWDFDGRTRAVTGIDAAAAEKVLSLSFTSGSAAGLAKGEVLVNTDVAASTGLKPGSTIPVTFPDDSRGSYTVGGVFEKNEMLSPVILANSEITRHESDAYITDVLVKGADGASGSLKQSLKDATGANPVIEVKTKQDVRDGFSQIITFALNMMYGLLGMSVVVAILGVVNTLAMSVFERKREIGMLRAIGLDRSGIKRMVRLESVVISLFGAVVGVLLGCFMAWAVNGTLKSSIAGLTTVMPYDRIVLFLVLAGLVGLVAAIWPARRASRLDILESIKTD; encoded by the coding sequence ATGTATCGCACCGCACTGCGCAACGTGCTGGCCCACAAGGGCCGCCTCCTGATGACGGCACTGGCCGTCATGCTCGGCACCGCCTTCGTGGCCGGCACCATGGTCTTCTCCGACACGTTCGGCAAGGCCATGTCCAACAGCTACGCCAAGAGCTTCTCCGACGTCTCCGTCCAGGTCAGCGACTCGGCCGCGGGCGCCGGCGCCGGCGCCCGGGAGAAGAGCGAGCGCGGCTCGGGCACGCTCACCGACGCCACCGTCCAGCAGATCGCCGCCCTGCCCGGGGTGGCCGGCGCCCGCGGCGTGGTCGGTGGCTTCACCGGTGTCGCCGACAGGAACGGCGAGCTGATCGGCAAGGCATGGAGCGCCAGGGGGGCCAACTTCGCACCCGCCGCCGACGGCGCGGACTCGCGCTACCCGATGGCCGAGGGCCGGGGTCCGAGGGCCGCCAAGGAGATCGCGCTGGACCGGGCGACCGCGGACAAGGGCGGCTTCAAGGTCGGGGACACCGTCCGGGTCGCCTCCAACGGCCCGGTCATGGAGTCCATCCTGACCGGAGTCTTCACCACCGACGACCCCGAGGTCGTCTCCGGCGGCACGCTCACCCTCTTCGACCGGGCCACCGCCCAGCAGCTGCTGCTGGCCCCCGGCCAGTACAGCGACATCGCCGTGACGGCCCGTCCCGGCACCGGCGAGAGCACCCTGCGGGACGAGATCACACCGAAGATCCCGGCTGAGGACCGCTTCCGGATCAAGACCGGCCAGGAGCTGAAGGACGACCAGGCGAAGATGATCGCCAGCGGCACCGACAGCATGAAGACCATGCTGCTCGCCTTCGCCGGCATCTCCCTCTTCGTCGGCATCTTCATCATCGCCAACACCTTCACCATGCTGATCGCCCAGCGCACCAAGGAGCTCGCGCTGCTGCGCGCCGTCGGCGCCAGTCGCCGTCAGGTGACCCGCTCGGTCCTGGTCGAGGCCCTGCTGATCGGCGCGGTCTCCTCGGTGGCGGGCCTGCTCGCGGGCATCGGCATCGGCGCCGGCCTGCAGGCGCTGATGGGCGCGCTCGGCGCGGGGATGCCCTCCGGCCCGCTGGTGGTCGCACCGCTGACGATCGCGGTGGCGCTGCTGGTCGGCGTCCTGGTCACGGTGCTCTCCGCACTGCTGCCGGCCATGCGCGCCTCGCGGATCGCCCCGGTGGCCGCGATGAGCAGCGGCGACCAGCCCAGTACCCAGAAGAGCCTGCTGATCCGCAACGCGATCGGCTCGGTCCTCGCGGCCGGCGGCCTGGCCCTGGTGGCCTTCGGGGCCTCGACCGGCGACAGCTCCGGGCGGGCACCGGTGGGCCTCGGCGCCGCGCTGGCCCTGATCGGTGTGTTCGTCCTGCTCCCGCTGCTGTCCCGTCCGGTGATCGCCCTGGTCGGTCCGGTCCTCGGCAAGCTGTTCGGGACGCCCGGCAAGCTGGCCCGGCAGAACGCCGTGCGCAACCCGCGCCGCACCGCCGCCACCGCCGCGGCCCTCACCATCGGCCTCACCCTGGTCAGCGCGCTGACGGTGCTCGGCGCCTCGGTGGGCGGAGCGATCGACAAGGCCGTCACCAGCGCGATGAAGGCCGACTACATCGTCTCCGCGGCCAACGGCATGGGCCTGTCACCGGAGGTGCCCGCGCAGATCGACAAGACCGCCGGCGTGGCCGCCTCCTCCGCCCTGACCTCCGTCTACTGGGACTTCGACGGCCGGACCAGGGCCGTCACCGGCATCGACGCGGCCGCCGCCGAGAAGGTGCTCTCGCTCTCCTTCACGAGCGGGTCGGCCGCCGGGCTCGCCAAGGGCGAGGTACTGGTCAACACCGACGTCGCGGCGAGCACCGGCCTCAAGCCCGGCAGCACGATCCCGGTGACCTTCCCGGACGACAGCAGGGGCAGCTACACGGTCGGCGGCGTCTTCGAGAAGAACGAGATGCTCAGCCCGGTGATCCTGGCCAACAGCGAGATCACCCGGCACGAGTCCGACGCCTACATCACCGACGTCCTGGTGAAGGGCGCGGACGGGGCGAGCGGCTCGTTGAAGCAGTCCCTCAAGGACGCCACCGGCGCCAACCCGGTGATCGAGGTGAAGACCAAGCAGGACGTCCGCGACGGCTTCAGCCAGATCATCACCTTCGCGCTGAACATGATGTACGGCCTGCTGGGGATGTCCGTGGTCGTCGCGATCCTCGGCGTCGTCAACACGCTGGCGATGTCGGTCTTCGAGCGCAAGCGCGAGATCGGGATGCTGCGGGCGATCGGCCTGGACCGCAGCGGCATCAAGCGGATGGTCCGTCTGGAGTCCGTGGTGATCTCGCTGTTCGGCGCCGTCGTCGGCGTCCTGCTCGGCTGCTTCATGGCCTGGGCGGTCAACGGCACCCTGAAGTCCAGCATCGCCGGGCTGACCACCGTGATGCCCTACGACAGGATCGTGCTCTTCCTGGTGCTCGCCGGGCTGGTCGGCCTGGTGGCCGCGATCTGGCCGGCCCGCCGGGCGTCCAGGCTGGACATCCTGGAGAGCATCAAGACCGACTGA